The uncultured Mailhella sp. genome segment CCTGGGCCGCCTGCACCATGAAGGCAAGCCCCTGATCTATGGCGCTCGTGGCCGTCATGCGCTGTGCCTGCGCAAGAACGCTCTCAAACGACACGTCGAGCTCGGCCAGTTCCACGCCTTCGGGGGCAGGAGGCAGAGCGCCCCAGTCGCGCATGAGCTGATAGGTGCGCAGAATGAGCGGCTCAAGAAGCTCCTTGATGAGCCGCTCCACCACAGGACCGATGAGAGACAGCTTTTCCTGCTGCCTGGCCTGAATTTCCGTGGCCGTGATCTGCCGCCTGTCGTCGTCGATGAGCATGCGGAAAAGATCGGTGTACAATCCGTCCTTCACGATCTGTTCCACGTCCCTGATGCCCTGCATGGTGAAGTTCAGGGCCTGCGGCTCCGGCTGATGAATGGGCGTGACGGGCGAGCCGGACTGCGCCATGGTGGCCATGTCCACAAAGTTCAGGGCGTCCGGGTCAAGGCTCACCCCGTATTTCACCACGCTGGAGTCCACCACCATGGGCGGCGCGGCTATCTTGTGCTGCATTCTGCGCAGCGTCGCCGTCATGGCCTGAAGCATGCGGCAGTCGGGCGTCACGTCCATGGCCGGACTTCTGCCGTACACGTCGCCTCCGGAAGCGTCCCAGCGCGGGGCAAAGGCGGGAAACATGTCGTACCCGCCCTCGTCGAGCACCGTCGCCCTGCCGGACTGCGAACCGTCATTCATGAAGTACACGCTGGCATACGGCTTGCCTTCTTTTCCGAGACGCACGGAAGGGTCGAAATCCTTCCGCGGGAACACCGCATGGATGACGTTCCAGCGCGTCGAGCTGCTCTGCCCCGGCTGCGCCGCGCTCTTCACGGCCGCGGGGATGTTGTCGCCGTCGCCCCACCTGTCCACGATCTGCCGCGCCGTCATGAAAAGGCGGCGATAGAAGGTATCCACCTCGCCGCGGCCGTTGATGTCGAGCACGTACTCTCCGGCACGCACGAGGTCGAAGTGAACGCCGTCCTCATCGGCCGTTTCCACCAGAAGCGCCGTGCCGAAGGTGCCGAGGTCGGCATACAGACCATGCAGGACGTTGTAGCAGTTGCTGCGGTAGAGCACCTGACGCATGGCCTCGGTTGCCTCGTCGAGCCATGCCCCCATGCCGGGAACATGCGCCTGATCGGTTCCGGCAAGAGTCAGCCGAAACCACGGCCGCACAGGGCTGGTCATGCCGCCCTGCATTCCCGCGGCAAGCGTGCGCATGGCGAGCACGCCCGCGGAGTTCACCAGCCTGCCGTTGAGCTTCGGCTTTTTGTAGTCGGTCTCGTCCGTATCCGATCTCCACCTCGTGGGCAGAAAAAGCTCCGCAAGAGACGACCATGCCGTATCCCAGCCGCTACGCTCCGTCTTCAGCTCCTCGTACCGGCGCTGCAATTTTCCTACGTCCACAGGCATGGTCCTACCCGCCGAGCGTGGTGTTGCCGAACGCCGTTCCGCTCAGACCGCCGGAGCCGGTTCTGTTCGTCATGATGGAAGCCGTGAGTCCGCGGTTTTTCCGGGCCTTTTCCTTCTGCGCCTGCGCCGCGGCCGTGGCTCCTGCCGAAAGGCTTTTCGTCGCCTGCTTTTCCGGCACTTCTTCCACCTCGGGCATGGAGGCTCCGCCTCCGAAAAGTCCGCCCATGTCACACCTCACTTGCGATTACAGATTCCCGGGTCGCCAGAAGCAGCGCCCCCTCCACAAAACATCCTTTCTTCCCAT includes the following:
- a CDS encoding portal protein — protein: MPVDVGKLQRRYEELKTERSGWDTAWSSLAELFLPTRWRSDTDETDYKKPKLNGRLVNSAGVLAMRTLAAGMQGGMTSPVRPWFRLTLAGTDQAHVPGMGAWLDEATEAMRQVLYRSNCYNVLHGLYADLGTFGTALLVETADEDGVHFDLVRAGEYVLDINGRGEVDTFYRRLFMTARQIVDRWGDGDNIPAAVKSAAQPGQSSSTRWNVIHAVFPRKDFDPSVRLGKEGKPYASVYFMNDGSQSGRATVLDEGGYDMFPAFAPRWDASGGDVYGRSPAMDVTPDCRMLQAMTATLRRMQHKIAAPPMVVDSSVVKYGVSLDPDALNFVDMATMAQSGSPVTPIHQPEPQALNFTMQGIRDVEQIVKDGLYTDLFRMLIDDDRRQITATEIQARQQEKLSLIGPVVERLIKELLEPLILRTYQLMRDWGALPPAPEGVELAELDVSFESVLAQAQRMTATSAIDQGLAFMVQAAQVQPDVLDVLDFDAMGKTYLDRIGMPESCMRDDVKTAAVRAQRARREAQAAQQQEAVMQARQAVDVTAAAKNLGQTPTGADGQTLMSSILGGLGSL